One region of Thermus filiformis genomic DNA includes:
- a CDS encoding tetratricopeptide repeat protein, which produces MLRTLGGLSWEKAPDFRKKKPLLLLAYLALEGPRSRRHLVELFWPEASDALNSLSVALAHLRRAGVPLEGEEVLSVQVPCDALDLEAALARGDLEEAFRLYRGRFLEGADEGLSPELEEWVWGKREALALSLWAACRKEAEALAGLGFQEEAQALLLRARALPGVGAVVEEEPALRPFPPSVRRAFFAVALAGLTRAAELLGLRAEDLELLVEKGLLDPQGRPKRTLPLPLEGRRVALELARALPLSEAAPLYGLARGLWEEKDLPRARLALLRLARERVEEGPQEALDLLKDLAPDAEVLLLRARALERLGRYREALDLLEELPEGPERSALKGVVLLRLGQVVEAEREAEAAMRGGPYAQAEALNLRGMKLLGQGRFQEAAETFARAAVRFLMAGEEVRHLAALSNRAVALAELGQGEEAFAEVLEAVGERRFLRARVYLNLGVLRERQGQMEEAERLYRESLALAEGNLEAMGRAWNNLGALYHRQGRLEEARAAYREALRLAKEGREWVLTAAVLANLAELEGERASLEEAIALLEEARYTALAERYRSRLKAFRPR; this is translated from the coding sequence ATGCTGCGCACCCTGGGAGGGCTTTCCTGGGAGAAGGCCCCGGACTTCCGTAAGAAGAAGCCCCTCTTGCTCCTGGCCTATTTGGCCCTGGAGGGGCCCAGGTCCCGGCGGCACCTGGTGGAGCTCTTTTGGCCCGAGGCCAGCGACGCTCTAAACAGCCTCTCCGTGGCCTTGGCCCACCTTCGGCGGGCCGGGGTTCCCCTCGAGGGGGAGGAGGTGCTTTCGGTCCAGGTCCCCTGCGATGCCCTGGACCTGGAGGCCGCCCTGGCCCGGGGGGATCTGGAGGAGGCCTTCCGCCTCTACCGGGGCCGCTTCCTGGAAGGGGCCGACGAGGGGCTTTCCCCGGAGCTCGAGGAGTGGGTCTGGGGGAAGCGGGAGGCCCTGGCCCTGAGCCTCTGGGCCGCCTGCCGAAAGGAGGCGGAGGCCCTGGCGGGGCTGGGTTTCCAGGAGGAGGCCCAAGCCCTCCTCCTGCGGGCCCGGGCCCTCCCGGGGGTGGGGGCGGTGGTGGAGGAGGAACCCGCCCTTCGCCCCTTCCCCCCCTCGGTGCGGCGGGCCTTCTTCGCCGTGGCCCTGGCGGGCCTCACCCGGGCGGCGGAGCTTCTGGGCCTTAGGGCCGAGGACCTGGAGCTTTTGGTGGAGAAGGGGCTTCTGGACCCCCAGGGCCGCCCCAAAAGGACGCTTCCCCTTCCCCTGGAGGGGCGGCGGGTGGCCTTGGAGCTCGCCCGCGCCCTTCCCCTCTCTGAGGCCGCCCCCCTTTACGGGCTCGCGCGGGGCCTCTGGGAGGAGAAGGACCTTCCCCGGGCCCGCCTGGCCCTCCTGCGCCTGGCCCGGGAGCGGGTGGAGGAAGGGCCCCAGGAGGCCTTGGACCTCCTGAAGGACCTGGCCCCCGATGCCGAGGTCCTCCTCCTGCGGGCCCGGGCCCTGGAGCGGCTGGGCCGCTACCGGGAGGCCCTGGACCTTCTGGAGGAACTCCCGGAGGGCCCCGAGCGGAGCGCCCTGAAGGGGGTGGTCCTCTTGCGGCTGGGCCAGGTGGTGGAGGCGGAGCGGGAGGCCGAGGCCGCCATGCGGGGCGGTCCTTACGCCCAGGCCGAGGCCCTGAACCTCAGGGGGATGAAGCTCCTGGGCCAGGGCCGCTTCCAGGAGGCCGCCGAGACCTTTGCCCGCGCGGCGGTGCGCTTTCTCATGGCTGGGGAGGAGGTGCGCCACCTGGCGGCCCTAAGCAACCGGGCGGTGGCCCTGGCTGAGCTCGGCCAGGGGGAGGAGGCCTTCGCCGAGGTCCTGGAGGCGGTGGGGGAGAGGAGGTTCCTCCGGGCCCGGGTCTACCTCAACCTGGGGGTGCTCCGGGAGCGGCAGGGCCAAATGGAGGAGGCGGAAAGGCTTTACCGGGAGTCCTTGGCCCTGGCCGAGGGCAACCTCGAGGCCATGGGCCGGGCCTGGAACAACCTGGGGGCCCTGTACCACCGGCAGGGGCGGCTCGAGGAGGCCCGGGCGGCCTACCGGGAGGCCCTGCGCCTGGCCAAGGAGGGGCGGGAGTGGGTGCTCACTGCGGCGGTCCTGGCCAACCTGGCCGAGCTGGAGGGGGAGCGGGCCAGCTTGGAGGAGGCCATCGCCCTCTTGGAGGAGGCCCGCTACACCGCCTTGGCCGAGCGGTACCGGAGCCGGCTCAAGGCGTTCAGACCCCGTTAA
- a CDS encoding S8 family peptidase, whose amino-acid sequence MLSACTPESPGLSLFPGRAALGEEVEARLTGLRAAEARVFVAGVEAEVTAREEGRLRFRVPGVPGGPQPVRVVAGGREAQAVLGVLGQVARDRVLLRLPLGQAPRLPAGFELLRRDDLAGCGFALAELGYSGEALGRALEELEAQDPSYKADPESLWSLGGWGSEAIGAPLAHTRGLRGDGVRVAVLDTGVDAAISQLEGYDFVEDDPTPQDAFPGGHGTGAAGLVLEVAPGVGIVPVRVCDENGVCRASRVVRGVCWVVQNRQGPTVLSLSLGGDTPVEALRLALQAALGQGIPVAAAAGNQGKQGSPAHYPAAFDLPGLVAVAALDKSLSPAPYSTRGSYVDLAAPGTALECTTPGGGVGSCTGTSFATPLVAGAMALWLSAQPTLTPAQLQAQLEAHARPLPYPPEEVGKGMVDLSQAP is encoded by the coding sequence ATGCTCTCCGCCTGCACCCCGGAAAGCCCCGGCCTGAGCCTCTTTCCCGGCCGGGCGGCCCTGGGGGAGGAGGTGGAGGCGAGGCTGACCGGCCTGCGGGCCGCTGAGGCCCGGGTCTTCGTGGCCGGGGTGGAGGCGGAGGTCACGGCCCGGGAGGAGGGGCGGCTCCGCTTCCGGGTGCCCGGTGTTCCCGGAGGGCCCCAGCCGGTGCGGGTGGTGGCCGGAGGGCGGGAGGCCCAGGCCGTTTTGGGGGTGCTGGGCCAGGTGGCCCGCGACCGGGTGCTCCTGCGGCTGCCCCTGGGCCAGGCCCCCAGGCTCCCCGCAGGCTTTGAGCTCCTGCGGCGGGACGACCTTGCGGGCTGCGGCTTCGCCCTGGCCGAGCTGGGCTATAGCGGGGAGGCCCTGGGGAGGGCCCTGGAGGAGCTGGAGGCCCAGGACCCCAGCTACAAGGCCGACCCCGAGAGCCTGTGGAGCCTGGGTGGCTGGGGGAGCGAGGCCATCGGGGCCCCCCTGGCCCATACCCGCGGCCTCCGGGGGGATGGGGTGCGGGTGGCGGTGCTGGACACCGGGGTGGACGCGGCCATAAGCCAGCTTGAGGGCTACGACTTCGTGGAGGACGACCCCACCCCCCAGGACGCCTTCCCGGGCGGCCACGGCACCGGGGCGGCAGGCCTGGTCCTGGAGGTGGCCCCCGGGGTCGGCATCGTTCCCGTGCGGGTTTGCGACGAGAACGGGGTCTGCCGGGCCAGCCGGGTGGTGCGGGGGGTGTGCTGGGTGGTGCAGAACCGCCAGGGCCCCACCGTCCTGAGCCTCAGCCTGGGCGGGGACACCCCGGTGGAAGCCCTGAGGCTTGCCCTCCAGGCCGCCCTGGGCCAGGGCATCCCGGTGGCGGCCGCCGCGGGCAACCAGGGGAAGCAGGGCAGCCCCGCCCACTACCCGGCGGCCTTTGACCTGCCGGGGCTGGTGGCGGTGGCGGCGCTGGACAAGTCCTTGAGCCCCGCTCCCTACAGCACCCGGGGAAGCTACGTGGACCTGGCCGCCCCGGGCACCGCCTTGGAGTGCACCACCCCCGGTGGGGGCGTGGGAAGCTGCACCGGGACCTCCTTCGCCACCCCCCTGGTGGCCGGGGCCATGGCCCTGTGGCTCTCGGCCCAGCCCACCCTGACCCCGGCCCAGCTCCAGGCCCAGCTCGAGGCCCACGCCCGCCCCCTGCCCTACCCCCCAGAGGAGGTGGGCAAGGGGATGGTGGACCTCTCCCAGGCCCCCTGA